Within the Populus trichocarpa isolate Nisqually-1 chromosome 14, P.trichocarpa_v4.1, whole genome shotgun sequence genome, the region TTGGCTTAATGGAGTCTAGTCAGTCTAGGATTCTATAGGTGGTTCTCACCCCCTCTGAGGGTGTATAGCACTTTGTCCTAATCCTGTCAGGTATAAGCAGCAGCTATGTCTGGCTGTCTGCCCATCTCCCTCCCGTGTTGGAAGCCTGAGATCCTTTCAGGAATTGCGGTTACAGTTTCTCCAGGTCCCACTTCAGAGATGGCAGCACTGAAAGTAAGTCAACTGTGCTTCAGGATTTTATCTATTCCAGTTTCTCAAGAACCTGCTTCATCGATGGCAACACTGATTGTAACCGAGTCTGCAGTGCATCTTGAAGCAAGCTTCATGGTTTTAGTTGTTTCAGTTTTTCAAGGACCTGCTTCATGGATGGGCGCACTGAAAGTGAGTCTACTGTGCAGCTTGAAGCAAGCTTTAACATTCCCAACAAATTCTCATTAGGTCCTGCTTCCCACAGTTCTGGCGCAAAGAGCTCTGAGGAGCGTCTCTCCTTGATCAACAACTTGGCCCAAGCAACAATATTGAAACCGTTACCATACTCAGAAAATGATGGATCAAGAGACTTCTTCCCTGACATCAATTCCAACAACACAACCCCAAAGCTATAAACATCTGACTTGTCAGATACCCTGCACGTGGTTGCATATTCTGGTGCAACATACCCAAATGTGCCTGCTACATCTGTAGTGGCATGGGTCTGAGAAACTTCTAAAAGTTTGGCCAACCCAAAGTCAGACAGATAGGCGTTAAGCTCCTCATCCAACAGGATGTTACTAGGCTTGATGTCACGATGAAGAATGCGGGGTGCGCATGAGTAGTGGAGGTAGGCTAGAGCTTGTGCAATATCAAGAGCTATCTTGTGAATCACTGGCCACTGTACATTTGTGTCTGGCCTGTCATGTATGAAGGTTTCAAGGTTTCCACCAGAAAGATAGTTGTAAATTAAGAACATTTCAGCCTCTGCCACATAATACCCAATCAGAGTCACAAGGTTCTTGTGTCGAATTCTGCCCAATGTTCTGATCTCTGCATCAAACTGTTGAATGCCTTGAAATCTGCCAATGGAGAGCCTCTTTACGGCTATGAAGTAACCTGGGACCAATTCAGCTTTGTAAGTTGACCCAAAGCCACCTGTACCTATCAGGTTTCTCATACTGAAATTCCCAGTAGCTCTGACCACACTATCATAAGTCAATTCAGCCGGAGCATCTGCAAAAGTCACAACTACTTTTCCCCTCAAGATAGAGAGTCTCCAAGACTTTTTCTTGCCATAAAAACTGAACAAAACTACAACCAATGATACACAGAGTACAACTGAAGCAGAAGTCACCACTGCAATCAAAAAGGATTTCTTTCTGTGATTGCGCCATTTTCTATCTCCATGTGACTGCTGAACCTCTCCAGGTGGTGTGTTGGAGGATTGATCCAAGCacttatccaaaaaaatattcccTCTAAACCAATCACAATCAATTGGGTGTTGAAGGTGGGGTATATGACCAGAGAGGTTATTGAAAGAAACATTTAGGACAACGAGACTGGAAATATTCGAGAAAGGTGGAGGTATCGCCCCAGAAAGATCATTGTTATTGAGTAACACAATCTCCAGGTTCTTAGCGCTCGTCAAACTCATAGGTATAGATCCTGTTACAGCATTATGAGAAAGATCCAAAACTGTAAGAGAGGACAATTGACCGAATTCAGATGGAATTTCTCCTGTTAAATTGTTCATTCCAAGAAGAACTGATCTCAGAAACCTCAAATTTCCCAACTCATTAGGAAGAGAACCAGAGAGTCTGTTTCTTCTCAAGTCTAAACATCGAAGCATTCTCAAGTTGCCAATACTGGGAGCTAGAAAACCACTGATCTCATTATCTGCTGCTTCAAATTCCCTTATTGGTAGACAATTGAGAAGCATATCTGGTATCTCACCTGATATATGGTTCGCACTCAAGTTAACAGAGAAACTCAGCAGATCATTACAGTTTGAAACTAGTTTACCAGGAAGAGACCCGGTAAACCCGTTACTACTCAGTAACAATCTGTATGAAGTTCTATTTTTACTCACCAAGAATTCTTCTCCCACCGAGAACGAAGGCAATGAACCGACAAAATGATTCCAACTGAAATCATGGACAATCACGAAGTCTGCACCGGCCATGGACCCCAAAAGGGTATGGGAACCCCAAACAGGAATGTTAGCGTATGCAATCTGTATATcctccacataaaaaaaattaggatctTGACCATAAGAGATTATGCTAGTATCACAACTGCCTTTTCCAAAAGTTGGAACAGCACCGGATATGTTATTCTGACTAACATTGAAATACATCATGCAAGGAACTTGCAGCTGCATTGGCAGGTCACCAGTCAAATAATTAGAACTCAGATCCAAGAAAGTAAGGTTCTTGCACATCACCAGCCCCTTTGGCACAACACCTCTGAGAGAATTCTGCCCCAAATGCAAAACTCTCAGCGAGCACGAGTCACTCCAATTGTCAGGCAACCGCCCATCAAGATTGGCCCTAGGCGCCCACAAAATCTGCAAACTCGGAAGCATCAACACCTCCTGAGGAACACCCCCTTCAAAAGCATTGAATTCTAATCTAAAACCATCCAAGTTACCACCAGTCCCCCCATTATCACCAACAAAATTACTTGAATTAGTCAATACAAGAACAGACAGTTTCCTGCAATAACCCAACTCCTTGGGGATGGTCTGAGTCAAACTGTTAGTAGAAACATCAAGAACACGAAGTTCCGGAATCTGACCTATCTCTGCTGGAATGGGACCTTGTAGAATGTTCCCATCAAGCAACAAAGTCCTCAAGTTCTTGCAATGACCAATATCCTTTGGAATATTATTTTCCAAGAGATTATTAGAAAGCTTCAAGTGCCTTAAAAACAAGCACTTACTTAAACTAACAAGTTGCATTCCACCAGTCAGCCTATTATTCGACAAATCAATAACTCTCAACTTTCCAAAACCAATCAAAGTAGCAGGGATATCACCagtgaaagaattaaaagacaaattaaGGAAGCGAAGAGAGTGAAGGTCAGTGCTTATCTGTTGAGGAATCTTGCCCGAAAAAT harbors:
- the LOC7466309 gene encoding LRR receptor-like serine/threonine-protein kinase RPK2 — translated: MVVVAAAWFLFVGGLAATFSAEALSFNDSTSGTLLSFKNSVLGDPSNLLSSWNLTTNPDYCTWYGVTCQKPSNTTTEVVVIALNFSGTSTTRLSGTLPESIQNLPYLRTLVLSHNCFSGEIPAGSIAKLSFLEVLELQGNNFSGKIPQQISTDLHSLRFLNLSFNSFTGDIPATLIGFGKLRVIDLSNNRLTGGMQLVSLSKCLFLRHLKLSNNLLENNIPKDIGHCKNLRTLLLDGNILQGPIPAEIGQIPELRVLDVSTNSLTQTIPKELGYCRKLSVLVLTNSSNFVGDNGGTGGNLDGFRLEFNAFEGGVPQEVLMLPSLQILWAPRANLDGRLPDNWSDSCSLRVLHLGQNSLRGVVPKGLVMCKNLTFLDLSSNYLTGDLPMQLQVPCMMYFNVSQNNISGAVPTFGKGSCDTSIISYGQDPNFFYVEDIQIAYANIPVWGSHTLLGSMAGADFVIVHDFSWNHFVGSLPSFSVGEEFLVSKNRTSYRLLLSSNGFTGSLPGKLVSNCNDLLSFSVNLSANHISGEIPDMLLNCLPIREFEAADNEISGFLAPSIGNLRMLRCLDLRRNRLSGSLPNELGNLRFLRSVLLGMNNLTGEIPSEFGQLSSLTVLDLSHNAVTGSIPMSLTSAKNLEIVLLNNNDLSGAIPPPFSNISSLVVLNVSFNNLSGHIPHLQHPIDCDWFRGNIFLDKCLDQSSNTPPGEVQQSHGDRKWRNHRKKSFLIAVVTSASVVLCVSLVVVLFSFYGKKKSWRLSILRGKVVVTFADAPAELTYDSVVRATGNFSMRNLIGTGGFGSTYKAELVPGYFIAVKRLSIGRFQGIQQFDAEIRTLGRIRHKNLVTLIGYYVAEAEMFLIYNYLSGGNLETFIHDRPDTNVQWPVIHKIALDIAQALAYLHYSCAPRILHRDIKPSNILLDEELNAYLSDFGLAKLLEVSQTHATTDVAGTFGYVAPEYATTCRVSDKSDVYSFGVVLLELMSGKKSLDPSFSEYGNGFNIVAWAKLLIKERRSSELFAPELWEAGPNENLLGMLKLASSCTVDSLSVRPSMKQVLEKLKQLKP